A single genomic interval of Aureliella helgolandensis harbors:
- a CDS encoding PAS domain-containing protein, with the protein MNEAVKTAFFERCFRASADGIVLVLYAEELRIVSANPAACRFLDWENHPCFLAQQSPSELFRRLGVDPRLVESKLAESFDPPNPDSPQNFEYTIRTETMDIDLVVGGFGQEFSAVLHFRPNTQQAYWARLQTASRSAAIAYWSSSFIHEISQPIHVVQNMSDILELHQDNGTLTSSPARNSLAIMQVASQSASNCIADLKRQLIEWESQQQKVDLCDIVKQTLVAAEASLSPTLRIQTGYCSQSVVVTCDALQLQVVLVNLLSVCMHAFTSLRDRGAARDAAVLPLVSLDVKVDGQHGQIEISSDSPILLPPPILSASPAELLPSSTWGSCLSIVHANGGELVQRACPVENGQDAEYVFGFAIRFPLSTRPIDDFKIRRMVRKIWDTE; encoded by the coding sequence GTGAATGAGGCCGTTAAGACAGCTTTCTTCGAAAGATGCTTCAGGGCGAGCGCGGACGGTATCGTGCTGGTGCTGTATGCCGAAGAATTGCGCATTGTCTCCGCGAATCCAGCGGCCTGCCGATTTTTAGACTGGGAAAATCATCCCTGCTTTCTAGCTCAACAGTCGCCGAGTGAACTTTTTCGAAGGTTGGGAGTGGACCCGCGCTTAGTCGAATCCAAACTTGCCGAGAGTTTCGATCCTCCGAATCCCGATTCACCACAAAATTTTGAATACACGATCCGCACGGAAACGATGGACATCGATTTGGTAGTTGGTGGCTTCGGGCAAGAGTTCAGCGCTGTGCTGCATTTCCGCCCCAACACCCAGCAAGCTTACTGGGCACGCTTGCAAACGGCCTCTCGGTCGGCCGCCATCGCGTATTGGAGCTCTTCGTTCATCCACGAGATTAGCCAGCCTATCCATGTGGTACAGAACATGTCCGATATCCTCGAATTGCATCAGGATAATGGAACTCTAACCTCCAGCCCTGCCAGAAACAGTCTGGCGATAATGCAGGTTGCGTCCCAAAGTGCTTCCAACTGTATTGCCGACCTAAAACGACAGCTAATCGAGTGGGAATCCCAGCAGCAAAAAGTGGACCTCTGCGACATTGTGAAACAGACACTCGTCGCTGCGGAAGCGAGTCTCTCCCCCACGCTCAGAATTCAAACAGGATATTGCTCGCAGTCGGTCGTAGTAACCTGCGATGCGTTGCAGCTACAGGTTGTACTGGTGAACCTACTGTCCGTTTGCATGCATGCGTTTACCAGTTTGCGGGATCGCGGAGCAGCCAGGGATGCAGCGGTTCTGCCGCTCGTCTCTCTCGACGTTAAAGTTGACGGGCAACACGGTCAGATCGAGATCTCGAGTGACTCTCCCATTCTCCTGCCTCCTCCCATTCTGAGTGCATCTCCGGCGGAGCTTCTCCCAAGCAGTACTTGGGGCTCCTGTCTGTCGATTGTCCATGCGAATGGCGGAGAACTCGTGCAGCGCGCTTGTCCGGTGGAGAACGGGCAAGACGCCGAGTATGTCTTCGGCTTCGCTATTCGGTTCCCCCTCAGCACTCGGCCCATCGACGACTTCAAAATCCGCCGAATGGTTCGCAAGATTTGGGACACGGAATAG
- a CDS encoding YeiH family protein, with amino-acid sequence MDPVGNPQPSPSASEIIDPPARPTLWQDMKKAEDWWAIWCGGLLLAVSLLAVLVNRPAIPPAADESVKLENPLAQWIKLPGKWTDNPLDSFYQAGVDGAAAVNQVPGILGAFVILAVLFGGAAWGRGKSAIGFLAAFPVVFLLAVFAYAMASQSVIKAYNLEYALWALLVGLIISNTVGTPKFLRPAVLTEFFIKSGLVLLGAEVLMSKLLALGLPGVFVAWIVTPIVLISTYIFGQKVLKIPSRSLNMVISADMSVCGVSAAIATAAACKAKKEELSLAIGMSLSFTVLMMVIQPAIIKASGMDEILGGAWLGGTIDSTGAVAAAGAVLGDRALEVAATVKMIQNILIGVTAFFVAIYWVTCVERDPQGARPGISEIWYRFPKFVLGFVLMSVLFSTIYAVLPTGPEVVDAVIKGSTKTLRSWLFCLAFVSIGLDTHFRTLLPHLRGGKPLILYICGQSLNLLLTLLMAWLMFRVVFRDMIDQYLQ; translated from the coding sequence ATGGACCCTGTTGGCAATCCACAACCCTCCCCGTCTGCTTCCGAGATAATCGATCCACCTGCGAGGCCCACTCTTTGGCAGGACATGAAGAAAGCAGAGGATTGGTGGGCCATTTGGTGTGGCGGCTTGCTACTGGCGGTCTCTCTGTTGGCGGTGTTGGTCAACCGCCCGGCCATCCCACCGGCCGCTGACGAGTCTGTCAAACTGGAAAACCCACTGGCCCAGTGGATTAAACTACCCGGGAAATGGACAGACAATCCACTGGATTCGTTCTACCAGGCTGGCGTGGACGGAGCCGCTGCCGTAAACCAAGTGCCAGGAATTCTGGGCGCTTTTGTGATCTTGGCTGTGCTATTCGGCGGTGCAGCGTGGGGACGGGGCAAGTCGGCAATCGGCTTCCTGGCTGCCTTTCCCGTCGTTTTCCTGCTTGCCGTCTTTGCGTATGCAATGGCATCCCAGAGCGTGATCAAGGCGTACAACCTCGAATACGCACTTTGGGCGTTACTCGTCGGGCTGATCATCAGCAACACGGTTGGCACCCCCAAATTTTTGAGACCGGCCGTCTTAACGGAGTTCTTTATCAAATCAGGCCTGGTGCTCCTGGGTGCCGAGGTGCTGATGTCCAAGCTCCTAGCACTGGGTTTACCAGGGGTATTTGTGGCTTGGATCGTGACTCCCATCGTACTGATTTCGACTTACATTTTTGGGCAAAAAGTACTTAAAATTCCTTCGCGCTCGCTCAACATGGTGATTTCCGCCGACATGTCGGTGTGCGGAGTTTCAGCGGCAATCGCAACCGCGGCGGCCTGCAAAGCCAAGAAGGAAGAGTTGTCACTGGCCATCGGTATGTCGCTCTCGTTTACGGTACTGATGATGGTCATCCAACCCGCCATTATTAAGGCGTCGGGCATGGACGAAATCTTGGGCGGAGCTTGGCTGGGCGGAACCATCGACTCCACGGGAGCAGTAGCTGCCGCGGGGGCAGTCCTGGGAGACCGCGCTTTAGAGGTGGCTGCTACCGTTAAGATGATTCAGAACATCTTGATCGGAGTAACCGCGTTTTTCGTAGCTATCTACTGGGTGACCTGTGTGGAGCGAGATCCGCAGGGGGCCCGTCCCGGCATTTCAGAGATCTGGTACCGCTTCCCAAAATTCGTTCTAGGGTTTGTCTTGATGTCGGTGCTGTTCTCGACCATCTATGCCGTGCTACCAACAGGTCCCGAAGTTGTGGATGCCGTGATCAAGGGTTCGACTAAAACGCTTCGCAGCTGGCTGTTCTGCCTTGCTTTTGTGAGTATCGGCCTCGACACCCACTTTCGCACGTTGCTGCCGCACCTCCGCGGCGGTAAGCCGCTCATTCTGTACATCTGTGGGCAGTCCCTGAACTTGCTACTCACCCTACTGATGGCATGGTTGATGTTTAGAGTTGTCTTTCGAGACATGATCGACCAATACCTGCAGTAA